The following nucleotide sequence is from Triticum dicoccoides isolate Atlit2015 ecotype Zavitan chromosome 7B, WEW_v2.0, whole genome shotgun sequence.
ATACCATCTAAGATGTTATTCAAATTCTCATTATCATAGGAAATTAAGCAATGGGGAGGAACATGACAAAAACGACTATTTTATTCAAAAGATGTCGACAAAGCTTTTTGCTTCCGCTGTAAGATCTTCAAGTCTAGCATTAGTAGGAGTTTATTCCAAAGATGTTGACAAAGTTTTTTGCTTCTACTATAAGATCTTCAAGTCTACCATTAGCGGGAATCAGAGATCCTTAGCACATGATGGATTAGGACATTTTTAGGTAATATGTATAATTTGTTTGATATATACTGATTTTGGATGGTTGTAGGTGTTAATGGTATTATTTCATACATATGCATATTAATTTGTATTATTATGGTGTCTACATTAAGGGCCCCGGTTTTAatctcgccccgggcccccaaaatctcaggaccggccctggccATGTTTTTGGTCAACATCGATCTATCTAGCGGAAACACCTACGAGGAAGGATAAGGTAGAGGATGAATGTGTTGCTTACTTGTGTAtctagagggggaggaggaggaggagctactTCGCCTTCTCCTGATCTGGCCATCGCAACCCTCCCCGCCGTTAGAAGATTGGACGAGTTTAGTCTGGTTTCCCTTTTATGGGGATATTTGATCTTTTGCTACACACATCTTTGCTGGCACATTGATTACTTGCCCTTTTTTATCCGATTTGAGTCAATTTTTGAGTTTACACTAGAAAGTGAATGACCAAAATGTCCCTAGTGCCCACTCTCGAATTCCTCCTCTTCCCTTTGCAGGTTAATTCAGTTTATTATCCATGTTTTGGATCCGGTCTTCAGCGTCTTTTTTTTATCTGAATTTTCTTCCAGGGAGAAGGGTGGTCTGTTCATCCTTTGCTTTGGATCTTGCTTGCAGCAACCAAACAAAAAATGTGTTTTGCTCATATTTGTTGGATCACGTGTTTACGTTTTCATTACCGTTCGTCGACCAAACACTTTCTATCTTCCTCTGTTGGTGATGTGCATCCACAACCCTCCTCCTGACCATCTTTCTGGTAATGTTGGTGCGGTGAATAGGCCATATTCAACTTCTGGCAAAAATTTGTGCACTTGGGTTGGGTGGCATTCCGCCCACAAAAACCCGTAAATTCATGCCCGCGTGACCCCTACAGGGAAAACAGGCCCTTTTCACCCCTGAAACACGCTAAAAAACCATGTTCACTTGAGGTCGGGCACCATGGTGTGCTTGGGCTAGCAAATGAGTACCAGCCAAGTAAAACGACATGCCGCAAATTCTGTGTACATGTAAATGAATGCAGACTTGGCGCAGACTTTTGACTCAAGATGATTTGGCGCAGACTTTGAAGACACATTTCATTTTTAACCCGGAAATAGTTCTACTTCTTTCACAAGAGTCGGCAAATGTAAATGAACGCAGAGTTGTCGTTCAAGCTTTCTTTAAGAGAAAAGATCATATGATCCTGCTTTGTAGAGCGCATACTGGGAAAGCTACAGCTGACAGAATAACAGCATCCATCCAAACAGATAACAGCCTGAAGAACACATAGAAAACAACGCCAGCCAACATTAACTTTGAAAAGACATGACAAGATCGTTTTGTAGTACACAGATGGGCAAATGACATAGGCTTACTCACTCTGAAGGGCCGTCTAAGACGGTGATCGCCTTACCAAAGTGCTCCGAGGTGAGTCGTGCCCACTTGCGAACCCTTGGTAGAAATTTTCAACGCCGCTGATAGTTTGATGGTACACAGAAATAGGCTTACTCACTCTGAAGGGGCGTCTAAGACAGTGATTGCCTTACCAAAGCGTTCCGAAGCAAGCTGTGCCCACTCGCGAACCCCGGGTAAAAATCTTCTTTCAACAGCGAAATTCTTCAGATCAGCATAACCGCATATTGCGGCCGCGACCCTTGGTTGTAATTCCATGTGGTCAAGAACACGAGCATTTTCCAGGATACAACATGCCAGTTCGGCCTGAGCCTTGTAGCACCGGAACCCACTGATGTGGACAGTCTTAAGATGACCATGGTAATGCATGTGGGGGCCTTCCTCCTCCGCCACCTCATCAGGCGCTGAAGCCTTGAAGTATGAATATATCATCTGCATTTGAAAGTTAGCAGTTAGTCGGTCAGAAACCGTCCGGGCACAtgtctttcgtggaaaccatctgtTTATCTACCAATACCAATTAATAACATGGCACTCACATCCAAGTGCAACGTCTGCAGTAGGGGTGCAACATTCAGACAGTGGAGCAGTTGAAGAACTCCATTATCGGAATTTGGTTTCTTAAGAGACAAGACAGTTAACCCACAAGTCATGTGTCTCAAATACATAAACATGCCACACGGTCTTGGTGCCAGCTTCTGCAACTGAGTCATGACAAGGACAAATAAGATGACATTAAAATCCAGTTTCTAAAACTACAAGGTAAGAAAACAAGAATATGTAAATATAGACCAGGTAACCTGTTCATAAGCAGATATTTGAGCTTGCACATTTAGCACCTTCACTCTCAAAATGATTGGAACTGCAGTGAATGCACGGGCCAATCCATTGCTGCCTTCAAACATTATTGTAGCCATCTCTAGCTTTGAGCGACCACGAAGTACTATAGGGATCTCTTTTCCTTTGTACTTAAAATGAGCAAGATCGGGAACATGAGACTCAACTGTCTCGACAGCCATTCTGTCAATTAGCAAATGTTGAAGTTTATCAAGTTGGTGCGGTATGCTTAAATTGGTTACACCGGAGCACTCAGTCAGCTCTAGGTCCTCGAGTGCTGAACAGTTTGCTAAAAATCCTGAAAAGTCTCCGAATATCTCAACAAATTCCAGAACAAGCCTTCTGAGTAGTGTGAAGCCAAATATGCCTGGGTGTGGCTTTATAGAAACATCAGCGAGATACAAGGACTGCACACAAGAGCTGCCTTGAACAACTAAGGCCTCAAGAGGGAACTGGTGAACTTCTTTGGATGGCGAATCAATTTTCTTCAGGTCAAAATCTACAATCTTCGCCTTTGATGAAGCGGCAAAGCCAATCCACCTGTCAAGATGATAAAATTCCTCCTTGTGCAGGCCACACCTGATGCTGAACTTGTTGATTCCCACCCTGCTATGCCGTTGAATAACACAATTCACAGCCTCAATGAACATATCTCGTTTCATTTTCAACTTAGCCTGTGATGTTTTGACATATTCATCAACGGCGGCCTCCTCATCAGATTCCAAAGGGGGCACAGAAGGGTCATCATCCAGTTCATTGGGACCATAAAAACACAGATTACAGTGGAATGTCCAGAGCATTTTCCAACTTGTTGAAACAATGCTGGTCCTCACAGCCTCTTTAAGTGGGAGCAGTGAGATTATAACAGGTAGAATCTCCTGCAACAAGGGCCTGGACTGTTAAACTGGTGACGAGCCGAATAGGCACAAGTTTACTGAAAATCAAATTGCACAATGCTGAAAGTGTATACATTGGAAAGTGAGAAATCTGAGCAGTCGCAAATCGCATCTTTTTGGAGAGTTTCTATTGGGTGTTTTACTATTCTATTTGTAACAATCTTGCACGTACTCCCGGATGCTGTTACAGCTGTGTAGAGGCAATGTCTGTAGGAATGTTAAAGGATAGTTGTGTCAGCCTGTCTGGCTCCTAGAGAGAATGGACAGTTTTCAGTCCATTCTGCTCTAAAAACAGAGAACTAATTTCCCCTTCAAATTTAGAAGGAACGCAAAACTACAAACAAGATATAGGTTTTCGATTTCGGTAGTTACGAGGAAAACTATTTTGACGGATGGCATGGAAACCATGTTTTCCGGTTCCCCTGGAACTAGTGATCATCTGTATGTGCGCACTGTCCTGTAGCCAAGTAACTGTGAGTCAGATAGTGTTCAGTTGGGTTCTGTTGCTCTTTTCTAGTACTACTTATCAGTCATGCACATGTTAGTTCCTGCAGTTCACTGTTTCGGAATGCAAGGAAAAGTGAAACAGGACTACATTCAGCAGAAGTGATTCACCAATTTTCCTTTCTCTAA
It contains:
- the LOC119335978 gene encoding F-box/FBD/LRR-repeat protein At2g04230-like isoform X1: MAAPPPPQQLQPTAEGSSASKVSSLEHCHHGAGDEPSFRMEDLPAEILPVIISLLPLKEAVRTSIVSTSWKMLWTFHCNLCFYGPNELDDDPSVPPLESDEEAAVDEYVKTSQAKLKMKRDMFIEAVNCVIQRHSRVGINKFSIRCGLHKEEFYHLDRWIGFAASSKAKIVDFDLKKIDSPSKEVHQFPLEALVVQGSSCVQSLYLADVSIKPHPGIFGFTLLRRLVLEFVEIFGDFSGFLANCSALEDLELTECSGVTNLSIPHQLDKLQHLLIDRMAVETVESHVPDLAHFKYKGKEIPIVLRGRSKLEMATIMFEGSNGLARAFTAVPIILRVKVLNVQAQISAYEQLQKLAPRPCGMFMYLRHMTCGLTVLSLKKPNSDNGVLQLLHCLNVAPLLQTLHLDMIYSYFKASAPDEVAEEEGPHMHYHGHLKTVHISGFRCYKAQAELACCILENARVLDHMELQPRVAAAICGYADLKNFAVERRFLPGVREWAQLASERFGKAITVLDAPSE
- the LOC119335978 gene encoding F-box/FBD/LRR-repeat protein At2g04230-like isoform X2 — protein: MAAPPPPQQLQPTAEGSSASKVSSLEHCHHGAGDEPSFRMEDLPAEILPVIISLLPLKEAVRTSIVSTSWKMLWTFHCNLCFYGPNELDDDPSVPPLESDEEAAVDEYVKTSQAKLKMKRDMFIEAVNCVIQRHSRVGINKFSIRCGLHKEEFYHLDRWIGFAASSKAKIVDFDLKKIDSPSKEVHQFPLEALVVQGSSCVQSLYLADVSIKPHPGIFGFTLLRRLVLEFVEIFGDFSGFLANCSALEDLELTECSGVTNLSIPHQLDKLQHLLIDRMAVETVESHVPDLAHFKYKGKEIPIVLRGRSKLEMATIMFEGSNGLARAFTAVPIILRVKVLNVQAQISAYEQKLAPRPCGMFMYLRHMTCGLTVLSLKKPNSDNGVLQLLHCLNVAPLLQTLHLDMIYSYFKASAPDEVAEEEGPHMHYHGHLKTVHISGFRCYKAQAELACCILENARVLDHMELQPRVAAAICGYADLKNFAVERRFLPGVREWAQLASERFGKAITVLDAPSE